Proteins from one Limanda limanda chromosome 9, fLimLim1.1, whole genome shotgun sequence genomic window:
- the im:7152348 gene encoding E3 ubiquitin-protein ligase RNF186 isoform X1: MVLCEDGECSVCLSAYSRADRVPRVLHCRHTFCELCLETMSQTRSGLLTVACPLCRRVTCIGRGLSLQEALWVNSRLWEQIEEVEEEVEEEEDGLRQEAEGERIEAKQEPSLQAECVSSSSTRAKLKLPAFFKKFSLMKQHRERIVPSSNVEIKSWRRLSTEETL, translated from the exons ATGGTTCTGTGTGAGGACGGCGAGTGCAGCGTGTGCCTCTCGGCGTACTCGCGGGCAGACCGGGTCCCCCGGGTGCTCCACTGCAGGCACACCTTCTGCGAGCTGTGCCTGGAGACCATGTCGCAGACCAGGAGCGGCCTGCTCACCGTGGCCTGCCCTCTGTGTCGCCGGGTGACCTGCATCGGCCGCGGCCTCAGCCTGCAGGAAGCTCTGTGGGTCAACAGCAGGCTGTGGGAGCAGatagaggaggtggaggaggaagtggaggaggaagaggacggccTGAGGCAGGAAGCTGAGGGGGAGCGGATAGAGGCCAAACAAGAACCCTCGTTACAAGCAGAATG CGTTTCCTCAAGCAGCACGAGAGCAAAGCTGAAATTACCGGCATTCTTCAAAAAGTTCAGTTTGATgaagcagcacagagagaggatCGTGCCCAGCAGCAACGT GGAAATTAAATCCTGGCGCAGACTGTCCACTGAAGAGACACTTTAA
- the im:7152348 gene encoding E3 ubiquitin-protein ligase RNF186 isoform X2: MVLCEDGECSVCLSAYSRADRVPRVLHCRHTFCELCLETMSQTRSGLLTVACPLCRRVTCIGRGLSLQEALWVNSRLWEQIEEVEEEVEEEEDGLRQEAEGERIEAKQEPSLQAECVSSSSTRAKLKLPAFFKKFSLMKQHRERIVPSSNVLSTEETL, from the exons ATGGTTCTGTGTGAGGACGGCGAGTGCAGCGTGTGCCTCTCGGCGTACTCGCGGGCAGACCGGGTCCCCCGGGTGCTCCACTGCAGGCACACCTTCTGCGAGCTGTGCCTGGAGACCATGTCGCAGACCAGGAGCGGCCTGCTCACCGTGGCCTGCCCTCTGTGTCGCCGGGTGACCTGCATCGGCCGCGGCCTCAGCCTGCAGGAAGCTCTGTGGGTCAACAGCAGGCTGTGGGAGCAGatagaggaggtggaggaggaagtggaggaggaagaggacggccTGAGGCAGGAAGCTGAGGGGGAGCGGATAGAGGCCAAACAAGAACCCTCGTTACAAGCAGAATG CGTTTCCTCAAGCAGCACGAGAGCAAAGCTGAAATTACCGGCATTCTTCAAAAAGTTCAGTTTGATgaagcagcacagagagaggatCGTGCCCAGCAGCAACGT ACTGTCCACTGAAGAGACACTTTAA